A single genomic interval of Astyanax mexicanus isolate ESR-SI-001 chromosome 4, AstMex3_surface, whole genome shotgun sequence harbors:
- the LOC103034162 gene encoding G-protein coupled receptor 83 has product MITVTMLLHAAYLAYLAHVSAIVARGGPWRAPHNSYEHAPHSTGHINASALDELLLEANGTSPYALDESALADWRSLARGRKREGAESQHAATVKALLVVAYSVIIVISLFGNTLVCHVVMKNKRMHSATSLFIVNLAIADILITLLNTPFTLVRFVNSTWVFGRGMCHISRFVQYCSLHVSTLTLTAIALDRRQVILHPLKPRMCTGQGAVCIVFIWLMATCFSLPHAIFQKLFTFVYSKDIVRSLCVPDFPEPSELYRQYLDLATFILLYVLPLLIITAAYWAVARRLWRRNAIGDVTSEQYFLQRRKRKRTIKMLVLVVAVFAVCWFPLNCYVVLLSSQAIHSNNAIYFTFHWLAMSSTCYNPFIYCWLNQGFRAELTYLLSMCRNWRGQGRGNSCRGNDPDPMAPPRDGGHHRAAWPESQASSQQSNPKESHALRSTSLGHSGKTDILSVEPIVAVS; this is encoded by the exons ATGATTACTGTCACCATGCTGCTGCACGCGGCTTACCTGGCGTACCTGGCGCACGTGAGCGCGATCGTGGCGCGCGGAGGTCCGTGGCGCGCGCCGCACAACTCCTACGAGCACGCGCCGCACAGCACCGGCCACATCAACGCTAGTGCGCTGGACGAGCTGCTGCTGGAGGCGAACGGCACGAGCCCGTACGCGCTGGACGAGAGCGCGCTCGCGGACTGGCGCTCGCTGGCGCGCGGCAGGAAGCGCGAGGGCGCGGAGTCTCAGCACGCGGCCACGGTGAAGGCGCTGCTGGTGGTCGCGTACAGTGTCATCATCGTCATCTCGCTGTTCGGGAACACGCTCGTGTGCCACGTGGTGATGAAAAACAAGCGCATGCACTCCGCCACGAGCCTCTTCATAGTCAATCTGGCCATAGCGGACATCCTCATCACCCTGCTCAACACACCCTTCACCCTG GTGCGGTTCGTGAACAGTACGTGGGTGTTTGGCCGAGGAATGTGTCACATTAGCCGCTTTGTGCAGTACTGCTCTCTCCACGTGTCCACTCTCACATTGACCGCTATCGCGCTGGACAGACGACAG gtcatcCTACATCCTCTGAAGCCGCGGATGTGCACAGGTCAGGGCGCAGTGTGTATCGTCTTCATCTGGCTGATGGCCACCTGTTTCTCGCTGCCTCACGCCATCTTCCAGAAGCTGTTCACCTTCGTGTACAG taaggACATAGTCCGTTCTCTGTGTGTGCCGGACTTCCCCGAGCCGTCTGAGCTGTACCGGCAGTACCTGGACCTGGCGACCTTCATCCTCCTCTACGTTCTGCCGCTGCTCATCATCACCGCGGCGTACTGGGCCGTGGCCCGGCGACTCTGGCGTAGGAACGCCATCGGCGACGTGACGAGCGAACAGTACTTCCTGCAGCGCAGGAAGAGGAAGCGGACCATAAAGatgctggtgctggtggtggcTGTGTTCGCGGTGTGCTGGTTTCCACTGAACTGCTATGTGGTGCTGCTGTCCAGCCAGGCCATTCACTCCAACAACGCCATCTACTTCACCTTCCACTGGCTGGCCATGAGCTCCACCTGCTACAACCCCTTCATCTACTGCTGGCTCAACCAGGGCTTCAGGGCAGAGCTCACCTACCTGCTGAGCATGTGCAGAAACTGGCGAGGGCAGGGGCGGGGCAACAGTTGCCGGGGCAACGATCCGGACCCTATGGCGCCCCCTCGGGATGGGGGACACCACCGAGCAGCCTGGCCAGAGAGCCAGGCGTCCTCGCAGCAGTCCAACCCCAAAGAAAGCCACGCCCTTCGCTCCACGTCTCTCGGTCACTCAGGGAAGACCGACATCCTCTCTGTGGAGCCGATCGTTGCGGTTAGCTGA